Proteins from one Doryrhamphus excisus isolate RoL2022-K1 chromosome 19, RoL_Dexc_1.0, whole genome shotgun sequence genomic window:
- the plekhh1 gene encoding pleckstrin homology domain-containing family H member 1 produces the protein MADVLEGRGGVGGAVGASGVDWQKRCVALEMQLLRFRLQAGRIRELLAEKMQELEQRVSDADRRAESAEKQIQVMEEKLKTANVQSTESESFLYRKYQDLTGRVQEKDATIKRLEIQLENQILARTQEAKMIEEKAAKIKDWVTVKLREMEQENQKLKEANLKQKEQIILLQEKLQVLLETRSSSGFPSESPATDTHQLDKSPQVPPSCPGTPPMPSDTRRPLDLKKTPELSMIPHGPNTEGSSGPGSRGCPESQAVPSDRDNADLNSKFRSQCLDSSSSGSMAYEVSHHGPGSPKSPLRLAPKNPLLPRSPSTDSSLSPQSGASTTLPKIRTPLTPRDSIQLMKKHSSQPQPGLGGLQRLVSIDIATPSSASSTLKSTCTPTPVAETDIDDALLDGMDGVVEGSGSGYPTGEGRHLSGLSEKPQHLDGEVVKPPTPPLHRFPSWESRIYAVAKSGMRVSEASPGSRGPGRGSAPPQYPAATGAFPQLIYKNIKVPVYTTLKGKATQISTVPLRDDDSGSEDDSGSLASLRTSVLGPEKKGGVPGSPRAVKRGVSVSSMSSESDYAIPPDAYSLDSDYSEPEHKVQRTSSYSCESTTGPETLEKSGYLLKMGSQAKAWKRRWFILRNGEILYYKSPSDVIRKPQGQIELNSSCRIVRGEGAHTFQLITENKTFYLTADSPNILEEWIRVLQNILKVQASSPVSLELTSAKPTVRGWLTKVKHGHSKLVWCCLLGKFFYYYRNQEDKLPLGRLQIREASVQEVDRSCDSDEDYEAGTRGFLSSHCTLVVKPADQSPTYLLIGTKQEKDAWLYHLSVAAGSGANLRVGTEYEQLIGRLLDADGDAESSLWKSEALSFSKEGIPWPLTTLPSEALQTEALKLFKSCQLFINVLVESPSVDYHTSLAQNALQVCLAHPELHNEMYCQLIKQTNRPIEHNHSLTQCWQLLSVCVALFLPQQHFLWYLRQHLHRHADPRSDVGKYAVYCQRSMERTLQNGEREAKPSRMEIVSILLRNPYHHSLPFSIPVHFMNNTYQVVGFDGSTTVEEFLNTLNQRVAMRSPQLSGFALFTDDPAGKDSEHCLLPSAKICDVISKWEHALKELHGGKNEGTRIVRLTYKNRLCFRSQVKGETERERLLLAYQVNDDVYRGHFPVSKELAMEVAALMAQVEHGDLERSAAPSPAGSTQAKFHLILLQALERFYPKRYKQNCGTDQLRDLSERLATKWSTLHGRSAPECVRIYLTVARRWPLFGAKLFSVKTVTPSPDEQGPAWLAVNEDGVCVLDCAMHTLASYSYQSVITFGGCCDDFMVVTGRRKESGVGKKSVEKLLFAMAKPKILELTLLMASYMNNHWNPATPPSAPQDVDMNYATKRPTLL, from the exons ATGGCCGACGTGTTGGAGGGACGAGGCGGCGTAGGCGGAGCCGTGGGGGCGTCCGGTGTGGATTGGCAGAAACGCTGCGTCGCTTTGGAGATGCAGCTGCTCCGGTTCCGGCTCCAGGCGGGGAGAATCCGGGAACTGCTGGCCGAGAAG ATGCAGGAGCTGGAGCAGCGGGTGAGCGACGCCGACCGGCGCGCCGAAAGTGCAGAGAAGCAG ATCCAAGTCATGGAGGAAAAACTGAAGACCGCCAACGTACAAAGCACCGAATCCGAGAGCTTCTTGTACAGGAAGTACCAAGACCTGACTGGGCGGGTCCAGGAAAAAGACGCCACGATAAAGAGATTAGAGATCCAGCTGGAGAACCAG ATCTTAGCCCGAACCCAGGAGGCAAAGATGATTGAGGAAAAGGCAGCCAAGATCAAAGACTGGGTCACGGTGAAGCTTAGAGAG ATGGAACAGGAGAACCAGAAGCTCAAAGAAGCTAACCTGAAGCAGAAGGAGCAGATCATTTTGCTGCAGGAAAAACTACAAG TTCTTTTAGAAACACGGAGCTCCTCTGGATTTCCCAGCGAGTCCCCTGCAACGGACACCCACCAGCTGGACAAAAGCCCTCAGGTTCCTCCGAGCTGCCCTGGTACGCCGCCCATGCCAAGTGACACCCGAAGACCACTAG ACTTGAAGAAGACCCCGGAACTGTCTATGATTCCTCATGGTCCAAACACGGAGGGCTCCAGTGGACCAGGGTCCCGGGGGTGCCCCGAAAGTCAGGCAGTGCCTTCGGACAGAGACAACGCCGACTTGAACAGCAAATTCCGCTCACAGTGCCTGGACTCGTCTTCATCCGGTTCCATGGCTTACGAAGTATCCCACCACGGACCGGGGTCCCCAAAGTCTCCGCTCAGACTCGCTCCGAAAAACCCGCTCCTGCCGCGCTCCCCCTCCACCGACAGCTCTTTGTCTCCCCAGTCGGGCGCTAGCACAACCTTACCCAAGATCCGGACCCCGCTGACCCCCAGGGACAGCATCCAGCTGATGAAGAAGCACTCGAGCCAACCCCAGCCCGGCCTGGGCGGACTCCAGCGTCTGGTTAGCATCGACATTGCAACACCCTCGTCGGCGTCTTCCACCCTGAAGAGTACATGCACCCCGACCCCGGTGGCGGAAACAGACATCGATGACGCACTCCTTGACGGCATGGACGGCGTCGTGGAAGGTTCGGGATCAGGGTACCCTACCGGGGAGGGGCGACACCTTTCGGGACTGTCAGAGAAACCGCAGCATCTGGATGGAGAAGTCGTGAAACCACCGACGCCTCCCTTGCATCGCTTTCCTTCCTGG GAGAGTCGGATCTACGCGGTGGCCAAGTCCGGAATGAGAGTATCCGAGGCCTCCCCAGGAAGCAGGGGCCCTGGTCGAG GATCCGCCCCGCCCCAGTACCCGGCGGCGACGGGGGCGTTCCCGCAGTTGATTTACAAGAACATCAAGGTTCCGGTGTACACCACACTGAAAGGG AAAGCCACCCAAATCAGCACGGTTCCACTGCGGGACGACGACTCGGGTTCCGAGGATGACAGCGGCTCCCTGGCCAGTTTACGGACCTCCGTGCTGGGTCCGGAGAAGAAGGGCGGCGTTCCCGGGAGCCCCCGTGCCGTCAAGAGAG GTGTGTCCGTGTCCTCCATGAGCTCCGAGAGCGACTACGCCATCCCGCCCGATGCCTACTCCCTGGACAGCGACTACTCGGAACCGGAACACAAAGTCCAGCGGACGTCCTCGTACTCCTGTGAAAGCACCACCGGGCCT GAGACGCTGGAAAAGTCGGGCTACCTGCTGAAGATGGGCAGTCAGGCGAAGGCGTGGAAGCGTCGCTGGTTCATCCTGAGGAACGGAGAGATCCTCTACTACAAGTCTCCC AGCGACGTAATCAGGAAGCCTCAAGGTCAGATCGAGCTCAACTCCTCTTGTCGTATCGTTCGGGGCGAAGGAGCCCATACTTTCCAA CTGATCACGGAGAACAAGACCTTCTACCTGACGGCGGATTCGCCCAACATCCTGGAGGAGTGGATCCGGGTTTTGCAGAACATCCTGAAAGTGCAGGCCAGCAGCCCGGTTAGCCTGGAACTGACGTCCGCCAAGCCGACCGTCAGAGGCTGGCTCACCAAG GTCAAACACGGACATTCCAAGCTGGTTTGGTGCTGCTTGCTCGGGAAGTTCTTCTACTACTACCGCAACCAGGAAGACAAG TTGCCTCTGGGTCGGCTGCAGATACGCGAGGCCTCGGTCCAGGAAGTGGATCGTTCGTGCGACTCAGACGAGGACTACGAGGCGGGCACTCGGGGCTTCCTGTCGTCGCACTGCACCTTGGTGGTCAAGCCAGCCGACCAGAGCCCCACGTACCTTCTCATAGGAACCAAACAGGAAAAG GACGCCTGGTTGTATCACCTGTCTGTGGCCGCAGGAAGTGGCGCAAATTTGAGGGTGGGCACGGAGTACGAGCAGCTCATCGGGCGGCTGCTTGACGCTGATGGAGACGCAG AATCGTCCCTTTGGAAGAGCGAGGCCTTGAGCTTTTCCAAGGAGGGAATTCCATGGCCTCTCACCACGCTGCCTTCGGAGGCTCTGCAGACGGAAGCTCTCAAGCTCTTCAAG TCTTGCCAGCTCTTCATCAACGTCCTGGTGGAGTCTCCCTCCGTGGACTACCACACCTCGCTGGCCCAGAACGCCCTTCAGGTGTGCCTGGCGCACCCGGAGCTGCACAACGAGATGTACTGTCAGCTCATCAAGCAGACTAACCGACCAATCGAGCACAACCACTCCCTCACGCAG TGCTGGCAGCTGCTGTCGGTGTGCGTGGCGCTCTTCCTGCCTCAGCAACACTTCCTGTGGTACCTCAGGCAGCACCTGCACCGCCACGCCGACCCCAG GAGCGACGTTGGTAAATACGCCGTGTACTGCCAGCGTTCCATGGAGAGAACGTTGCAGAACGGCGAGCGGGAGGCCAAACCCTCGCGTATGGAGATCGTCTCCATCCTCCTCAGGAACCCCTACCATCATTCCCTGCCCTTCAGCATCCCTGTTCACTTCATGAACAACACCTACCAG GTGGTTGGCTTCGACGGTTCCACCACGGTGGAGGAGTTCCTCAACACGCTGAACCAGAGGGTCGCCATGAGGAGTCCTCAGCTGTCGGGGTTCGCGCTCTTCACCGATGACCCCGCGGGAAAAGACTCGGAGCACTGCTTGCTGCCTTCTGCCAAG ATTTGCGATGTTATTTCAAAATGGGAGCACGCCCTCAAGGAGCTTCACGGGGGGAAAAATGAGGGGACGCGGATCGTACGTTTAACCTACAAGAACAG GTTGTGCTTCCGCTCGCAAGTGAAAGGCGAAACAGAGCGAGAGCGCCTCCTTCTGGCCTACCAAGTCAACGACGACGTCTATCGGGGTCACTTCCCCGTTAGCAAGGAGTTAGCGATGGAGGTGGCCGCCCTCATGgcgcag GTCGAGCACGGCGACCTGGAGCGATCGGCCGCCCCGTCGCCCGCCGGGTCCACCCAAGCCAAATTTCATCTGATTCTTCTTCAGGCGCTCGAACGCTTCTACCCAAAACGCTACAAGCAGAACTGCGGCACAGATCAGCTCAG AGATCTTAGTGAGCGTCTGGCGACCAAGTGGTCTACGCTACACGGGCGCAGTGCCCCCGAATGCGTGAGAATTTACCTGACGGTGGCTCGCAGGTGGCCCCTGTTTGGCGCCAAACTCTTCAGCGTCAAG ACCGTGACCCCCTCCCCGGATGAGCAGGGTCCGGCTTGGTTGGCGGTCAACGAGGACGGCGTTTGCGTGCTGGACTGCGCCATG CACACGCTGGCGTCGTACTCCTACCAGTCGGTCATCACCTTCGGGGGCTGCTGCGACGACTTCATGGTGGTCACCGGCCGGCGAAAGGAGTCGGGGGTGGGGAAGAAGAGCGTGGAGAAGCTGCTGTTCGCTATGGCTAAGCCGAAG